Within Streptomyces sp. NBC_00704, the genomic segment ATGGCGACATCCGCGAGGCAGTCCCCGCCCAGTGCGACCGCCAGGGCGACATCCAGGAGGACCTTACCGGGATCGTGGACGGCCCGCGGCTTGCGCCACGGCGCCAGAGCTGCCGATATGACCTGGTCAAGACCGGACTTGCGGGCCGTTTCGACGAGCAGGACCGTCCCGGCCTGGGAGACGACCTGGCGGCCGTCGTCCTGGACGCGGACACGGGGATAGGACCCGATAGAGTGCTTCACCTGGGAAGTGCCTCCGGCGGTGGCAGGAACAAGGACCTCGACAATCCTCATTCTTGCTGGTCAGAGGCACTTTCTGCTTTCCTGACCGCCTGCCGGACAGCCCGCTTCATGAAAGCGCGAGGCTAACATAGGCGTTGGACGTGGCGGTGGGTGATCAGGCAGACGGCGAGGCCGAGGAAGGCTTCGTGGATGTCGTCGCGTCGCTCCCATCGGATGCGGAGTCGGCGGAAGCCGTGGAGCCAGGCGATGGTGTGTTCGACGACCCAGCGGACGGTGCCCAGGCCGGTGCCGTGCGGTTGTCCCCGTTCGGCGATCGCCGGCCGGATGCCGCGCTCGCGCAGGAGGCGCCGGTATTTGTCGTGGTCGTAGCCGCGGTCGGCAAAGAGCATGTCGGGCCGTCGGCGCGGCCTGCCGACAGCCCCGGCGACAGCCGGCACCTTGTCGAGCAGGGGCAGGAGCTGAGTGACGTCGTTGCGGTTCCCGCCGGTCAGGGACACCGCGAGCGGGATGCCCCTGTCCGTCGGTGAGGACGTGGTGCTTGCTGCCCGGCCGTGCGCGGTCGACCGGGCTGGGACCGCTTTTGGGCCCCGGCGGGCGGCCCGGACGTGGGAGGAGTCGATCACCGCCCTAGACCAGTCCAGCGGCATTCAGGTAGCCGTCACCGTCTCGCTGTTCACCGGGCAGCCAGACGACGGCGATGCACACGGTGCCGAGACGGTGCGAAGTGTCTCGGCCCGGTCGACGCCGACGCCATGCACCGCGTGGACCAGGCGCTGCGGGCCGTCCAGGTCCTGTAGCTTCACCAGCCGAAAAAGGGGCAGGCGCCCTCAGTCCGCGGTGATCCACGGCGGCCGCGGGGTCGGCGGCGAGCAGATGCCGACCTGGGCTAGGACTCCCCGGCCCTGCTGGAGACGACCGGCTGGCTGGAGTGCGAGTTCGGGGTGGCCATCGCGGGGGGCGAGTGCGCCGACGCCAGGACCCCGGCCCAGTTGACCTATCTGGTCAACTGCCTGCTGGCCGGGGCCGCCTGACCACGCGGCGGCGACCGAGGTGGCGTGGTCGTC encodes:
- a CDS encoding IS5 family transposase, with the protein product MPLDWSRAVIDSSHVRAARRGPKAVPARSTAHGRAASTTSSPTDRGIPLAVSLTGGNRNDVTQLLPLLDKVPAVAGAVGRPRRRPDMLFADRGYDHDKYRRLLRERGIRPAIAERGQPHGTGLGTVRWVVEHTIAWLHGFRRLRIRWERRDDIHEAFLGLAVCLITHRHVQRLC